The Blastocatellia bacterium genome window below encodes:
- a CDS encoding HEAT repeat domain-containing protein, which yields VLKDEVAFVRSAAARVLGQLSDGRAVDPLIAALKDSTSSVSSAAAMGLGALKDARAMPALLAMIRDPAPDVRAAVAASLGDLRDKRGVEPLILALNDEYKSVKLAAALALADIGDKHAVAALNEAVTNEKDEETRTQMKEALQRLMATPDQ from the coding sequence TGTGTTGAAAGATGAAGTGGCTTTTGTGCGCAGCGCAGCGGCCCGCGTGCTCGGTCAACTGAGCGATGGGCGCGCCGTTGACCCGCTCATCGCTGCTCTAAAAGATTCGACCTCTAGCGTCTCTTCGGCTGCCGCGATGGGCTTGGGCGCGTTGAAGGATGCTCGTGCCATGCCTGCGCTGCTGGCGATGATCAGAGATCCTGCTCCAGATGTTCGCGCGGCAGTGGCCGCCTCGCTCGGCGATCTACGCGACAAGCGAGGGGTCGAGCCGCTGATACTGGCTCTCAATGATGAATACAAATCAGTGAAGCTTGCAGCCGCGCTCGCGCTCGCAGACATCGGCGACAAGCACGCGGTTGCGGCGCTCAATGAAGCTGTAACGAATGAGAAGGATGAGGAGACCCGCACGCAGATGAAAGAGGCGCTTCAGCGATTGATGGCAACTCCCGACCAATAA
- the rpsU gene encoding 30S ribosomal protein S21 — protein sequence MARVQVHDNESIESAIRRFKRQVAREGIITDTKKHAFYLKPGERRRLKSQVARRRARKSLRKRSSNDE from the coding sequence GTGGCAAGAGTACAGGTTCACGATAACGAAAGCATCGAAAGCGCAATTCGCCGTTTCAAGCGGCAAGTCGCCCGCGAGGGCATCATCACAGATACGAAGAAACACGCATTCTACCTGAAGCCGGGCGAACGTCGCCGACTCAAATCTCAGGTCGCTCGGCGTCGCGCACGCAAGAGCCTGCGCAAGCGCAGCAGCAACGATGAGTAA
- a CDS encoding zinc-ribbon domain-containing protein, producing MEDRTLTCADCSQPFTFSAGEQQFFQERGMSEPKRCKECRQARKANRDSGGRGSSGGGEGERSSGGRGGSYNRW from the coding sequence ATGGAAGATAGGACCCTCACATGCGCGGACTGTAGCCAGCCCTTTACGTTTTCGGCTGGCGAGCAACAATTTTTTCAAGAGCGAGGAATGAGCGAGCCTAAACGTTGTAAAGAATGCCGCCAGGCTCGCAAAGCTAATAGAGATAGCGGGGGCCGTGGCAGTAGCGGGGGCGGCGAAGGCGAAAGAAGCAGCGGAGGCCGAGGCGGCTCGTATAATCGCTGGTAA
- a CDS encoding M14 family zinc carboxypeptidase, translating into MHREHWIALRRVCAGLFACALLLAAAAAPAAVAQKKAKAATAASSQRLNEEYTAKIKEYTTEKYFLTELVDHLPASDKVPSPDKVLGYVVGTPNKLTYTKDMYRYYRELEKATPRVRVFTAPERSEEGREQMLVLVSDEANLARLDRYKEITSKLADPRHLSDEQAQQLISEGKTFYWASGSIHSPETGSPEMLMEMAYRLAVEDSPLIEAIRKNVIVMITPALEVDGRDRAVDQYYYHKANPNKPMPPLLYWGKYVAHDNNRDGLGMALALSRNQMKTFIEYHPQILHDLHESVPFLYTSTGTGPYNAWLDPLVIDEWHVLAYHEIEQMTKRGVPGVWTHGFYDGWAPNYMFYVANGHNSVGRFYETYGGTGADTLTRNVGPQSQRDWYRPNPPLPWVKWSIRNNINLQQSAILFAMNYVANNRERFLNNFYVKSKRSILKAANEGPAAYVIPGDDARPVEAADMINLLRLMGVEVHTATKEFSVGDKKYAAGSYIVRMDQPYSRMADMLMDTQYYNVNDPRPYDDTGWTLGALRNVKTVRVTDKSVLDTPMVLLTSDARVRGKISGKLAMAGFIINHNTDNTLATLRYRLKDIKMLAAEEAFKMDDQSFNAGSFIVKFEGNPADARQRLEDAVVDLGLTAVAIDKLPEVKTHELAAPRIAIVHTWTNTQNEGWFRIEFDRLKIPYDYISDHVLRDTPNLKEKYDVIIFPPVGGTAQTIVSGMPKRGEPMPWKQSEVTPNFGFSPDQTDDMRGGMELRGVLNLQKFVEDGGLFIPITTVAQVPIDYGITSGVAIQQSERLQARGSVYSASFADRKSPIAYGYGEQLAVYFNQAPLFQIAAGPGGGGAGGGGGGGGTTAGGPRPSGRGGLSDPDITQSMPQAGQRPSSGRPGEDGMNEEARLFMSPYATPPNLRPRVVLRFATTEKDLLISGMLAGGADLVGKPAVVDIPVGRGHVVMFATNPMWRHQTQGEFFLLFNAALNYDHLSVGRAEPTARPERAGTGDEQ; encoded by the coding sequence ATGCACCGAGAACACTGGATTGCGCTCAGGCGGGTGTGCGCCGGGCTGTTCGCCTGCGCCCTGCTGCTCGCCGCGGCCGCCGCGCCCGCGGCAGTTGCGCAGAAGAAAGCCAAAGCGGCGACCGCCGCTTCTTCACAGCGGCTCAACGAAGAGTACACCGCTAAAATCAAAGAGTACACGACGGAAAAATACTTCCTGACGGAGCTCGTAGACCACCTGCCCGCCTCCGACAAGGTGCCGTCGCCTGACAAGGTTCTCGGTTATGTCGTCGGCACGCCGAACAAGCTCACCTATACAAAGGACATGTACCGCTACTATCGCGAGCTTGAGAAAGCGACGCCGCGCGTCCGCGTCTTCACCGCGCCCGAGCGCAGCGAAGAGGGGCGCGAGCAGATGCTCGTGCTGGTCAGCGACGAGGCCAATCTGGCGCGGCTCGACCGCTACAAAGAGATCACCAGCAAGCTCGCGGACCCGCGCCACCTGTCAGACGAGCAGGCGCAACAGCTCATCAGCGAAGGCAAGACCTTTTACTGGGCGTCGGGCTCGATCCATTCGCCGGAAACCGGCTCGCCAGAAATGCTGATGGAGATGGCCTATCGGCTGGCGGTTGAAGATTCGCCGCTCATCGAAGCGATCCGCAAGAACGTCATCGTCATGATTACGCCGGCGCTCGAAGTAGACGGGCGCGACCGCGCCGTTGATCAGTATTACTATCACAAGGCGAACCCGAATAAGCCCATGCCGCCGCTGCTCTACTGGGGCAAGTACGTCGCCCACGACAACAACCGCGACGGCCTGGGAATGGCGCTCGCCCTGTCGCGCAATCAGATGAAGACCTTCATCGAATACCACCCGCAGATTCTCCATGACCTGCACGAATCGGTGCCGTTCCTCTATACCTCGACCGGCACCGGGCCATACAATGCGTGGCTCGACCCGCTGGTCATCGATGAGTGGCACGTGCTGGCTTATCACGAGATCGAGCAGATGACCAAGCGCGGCGTGCCCGGCGTCTGGACGCATGGGTTTTATGATGGCTGGGCGCCGAATTATATGTTTTACGTCGCCAACGGCCATAACTCGGTGGGCCGCTTTTACGAGACCTATGGCGGCACAGGCGCCGACACCCTGACGCGCAATGTCGGCCCGCAATCACAGCGCGACTGGTATCGCCCGAACCCGCCGCTGCCGTGGGTGAAGTGGTCAATCCGCAACAACATCAACTTGCAGCAGTCGGCGATTCTTTTCGCGATGAACTACGTCGCCAACAATCGCGAGCGCTTCCTGAATAACTTTTATGTGAAGAGCAAGCGGTCAATCCTCAAGGCGGCCAACGAAGGGCCGGCGGCTTACGTGATTCCCGGCGACGATGCGCGGCCGGTCGAAGCCGCGGACATGATTAACCTGCTGCGCCTGATGGGCGTCGAAGTTCACACCGCGACCAAAGAGTTCAGCGTCGGTGACAAAAAATATGCGGCGGGCTCTTACATCGTCCGCATGGATCAGCCGTATTCGCGCATGGCCGATATGCTGATGGACACGCAGTATTACAACGTTAACGACCCGCGTCCGTATGACGACACGGGGTGGACGCTCGGCGCGCTGCGCAACGTTAAAACCGTGCGCGTCACCGACAAGAGCGTGCTCGACACGCCGATGGTGCTGCTGACCAGCGACGCGCGAGTGCGCGGCAAAATCAGCGGCAAGCTGGCGATGGCCGGCTTCATCATCAATCACAACACCGACAACACGCTGGCGACGCTGCGCTATCGTTTGAAAGACATCAAGATGCTGGCCGCCGAAGAGGCGTTCAAGATGGACGACCAGTCGTTCAACGCCGGCTCGTTCATCGTCAAGTTCGAGGGCAACCCGGCGGACGCCCGCCAGCGCCTCGAAGACGCGGTGGTTGATCTGGGGCTCACCGCCGTCGCCATAGACAAACTCCCGGAGGTGAAGACGCACGAGCTGGCCGCGCCGCGCATCGCCATCGTTCATACCTGGACGAACACCCAGAACGAAGGCTGGTTCCGCATCGAGTTCGACCGCTTGAAGATTCCCTATGACTACATCTCGGATCACGTCCTGCGCGACACGCCGAACCTGAAAGAGAAGTATGACGTGATCATCTTCCCACCGGTCGGCGGCACGGCGCAGACCATCGTCAGCGGCATGCCGAAACGCGGCGAGCCGATGCCCTGGAAGCAATCCGAGGTGACGCCGAACTTCGGCTTTTCGCCCGATCAGACCGACGACATGCGCGGCGGCATGGAGCTGCGCGGCGTCTTGAACTTGCAGAAGTTCGTCGAAGACGGCGGCCTCTTCATCCCCATCACGACGGTCGCCCAGGTGCCGATTGATTACGGCATCACGAGCGGCGTCGCCATCCAGCAGTCGGAGCGCTTGCAGGCGCGCGGCTCGGTTTATAGCGCGAGCTTCGCAGATCGCAAGAGCCCGATTGCCTATGGCTACGGCGAGCAGTTGGCGGTCTATTTCAATCAAGCGCCGCTCTTTCAAATCGCCGCGGGGCCGGGCGGTGGCGGGGCGGGTGGCGGCGGCGGCGGCGGCGGCACGACGGCGGGCGGGCCACGCCCGTCGGGCCGTGGCGGGTTGAGTGATCCCGACATCACGCAATCGATGCCGCAGGCCGGCCAGCGACCGTCGTCAGGGCGACCCGGCGAAGACGGAATGAACGAAGAGGCGCGGCTGTTTATGAGCCCGTACGCGACGCCGCCGAATCTGAGGCCGCGCGTCGTGCTGCGCTTCGCGACGACCGAGAAGGATTTGCTGATCAGCGGCATGCTGGCGGGCGGCGCGGACCTTGTTGGCAAGCCCGCCGTCGTTGACATTCCGGTTGGCCGCGGCCATGTGGTGATGTTTGCTACAAACCCGATGTGGCGGCATCAGACGCAGGGCGAGTTCTTCCTGC